The DNA sequence GGTGGGGGGGTCCATAAAATTATTTTTGGTCCTTCAAGGTAATGCTATTGGATTGTCCACCTAAATGGCCCTGCTAATGTTAATCAGCCAGATTCTGACCAAATGGTTGTGCCCCAACATTTAAGAACTGCAAGTTAATTCTACAATGTGAAGCCATTATCCCACATGTCCTTAACAGATGTTTATGTCTGTCTCGCAGAAATGGCGAGTGATCGGGTGGCCATCCTAACGGATGACGAGGAGGACCAAAAGAGGAAATATGTTCTGTCTGAACCATTTAACACTCTGTCCCTGGGGCAGGTTGCAAACACTACACCGTCCAGTCAAACAGCACTGTCTGCCCCCAACGACACACTCCCTTCCCAGCCCTCTCAGAGTATGGACTGCATGGAGAGGTGCTGTGTGCGAATAGACAATCATCTCTTGATTTCCAAGGTCTTCTACTTCTTCTTTTACTCCGCCTATGGCTCTTTACACCCCCTGCTTGCTGTGTACTACAAGCAGCTGGGAATGACACCCAGCCAAAGTGGCCTGCTAGTTGGGATCCGTTATTTTATAGAGTTCTGCAGTGCACCTTTCTGGGGAGTAGTGGCGGACCGCTTCAAGAAAGGAAAGGCATTGTTACTGTTTTCTGTACTCTGCTGGGTGGTCTTTAACTGCGGTATTGGCTTTGTCAAGCCAGCTGCTATGACCTGTGTCAGTAAGGACCCCGCTGTTGGGACACCAAACAATTTTACAAACTATACACAAACTGGTAACCATACCAGACAACGAAGATACCTGATTGAGAATATATACTCTGCTCCTCCGATTTCTCAGCCAATATTAGAAGGATATAGACCTCACACTAGATACATTCGAAGTGCAAATGTAAATACCTCAGTCACTCCCCCTGGAAGCTCCACTGAGAATCCTGTCGGCATTTCTACTCCATCTAACTCGACAACAGTGTCGCCTCGTACCTCGACACCTACGTCAAAATCTACCTCGACAACAGAAACAAAAGCTACCACTGCCAAACTCAGAGAGAATATCATAGTCTTTGATAAGAAACAAGTAGATACTATATTTCTCTTGATCCTCTTGGTCATTATTTTTGGTGAGTTCTTCAGCGCCCCAGCTGTGACCATTGTGGACACTGTCACTCTTCAGTACTTGGGCCAACACAGAGATCGTTATGGACTCCAGAGGATGTGGGGATCTCTGGGATGGGGTGTCGCTATGCTGTCAGTGGGCATTTGGATCGACCACACGCACATCACGGTCTTCATTCAGGGTTCGGGTTGTGTCCAGCCCGACTACAAGAACTACCAAATTTCATTCATAGCATTTGGAGTCCTGATGACCGCAGCACTTATTGTGGCAACACAGTTCCACTTTGACAACAGGGTTTATCGGTCAGACGAAGAAGAGGACAAGAAGGAGGCTGTGAAAATACCTCAAGTGATTCAGGAGGTCTCGTCTCCAGAGTCCAGTTCAGATGATGCACCCGTGTGCCCAGAAAGCACCCCACAACATTTTCCCTTCAGAGATCTCTTCCGGATCATTTGTGGCGTCCGCTATGGTACGGTTCTCTTTGTGGCCTGGTTCATGGGGTTTGGTTACGGTTTCGTGTTCACCTTCCTCTACTGGCATCTGGAGGACCTGAAGGGCACCCCCACTCTCTTTGGCATCTGCTCGGTGCTCAGTCATGTGTCTGAGCTGGCCGCTTATTTCATCAGCCACAAACTCATTGAGCTTGTTGGACACATCAGGTGGGAACccaattatgtaaaatatattgcataatttatatttaactgCACTTGTATTGTAAGATTATGTACTACTTTTACGTATGGAAAGTGGGCTTGGATTAtgaaacattaatttggaaattattttttatttgttttaatggcaGGTATGCAGATGCAAGACCAAATAGGATAACCACTTACCGCTTGTACATTTGTTCAGTCCACTTTCCAACGCAAGTGTTTGGCTGAGGCTTCTCCTGTTATTTGGGATGTTCACACTGACAGCAGTTTGTCTCAGTCATgagtcattcattttcagtgaGAGTAGAAAGTTGAGCAATTAAGTATACAAATGAGCACACTTCAACTTTTATGCAAATAAGCAGTGGCAACTAAGTGCAGACCATGTTCTGATAAGAGTTAGATACTAAGGTCAGGTAAGAGCCAGCTCACACAGAAAGTGAGAAagtgcttttgtgttccactctGCTGTTAATTGTTGAACTAGATGGCCGCATTTAACTGGTGCATCGTGTCTTGCCAACGTTAGCCCCATGTTTTTAAGCTGTtcttaaatgcaataatatttcctGTGTGACTGGACCGTAAGAAGGCCTATGTAGACTCTGCAACTTCCAGCAACTTAAGTTGCTTGGGTATATTTCTAGCAAATtccaaaaaaaacatatgtatgggtcaaaattatagatttttttaccaaaaatcaTTACGTtattaagcaaagatcatgttacatgaagatatttagtaaatttcctaccataaatatctTTTTGATAagttatatgcattgctaaggacttaatttaGACAACATTtgagctgatttttttttcaatatttagattttttgcaccctcagattccaagttttcaaatagttgtatctcagtcaaAAAAATTTCTTTCCATTCaaacaaaccatacataaatggaaagctcatttattcagctttcagatgatgtataaatctcaatttcaaaaaattgacACTGGTTTAAGGTCCAGGTTCATATTGTTTTACTATTTAGtgtttatactttatataaataatactaatgtaaataaatgtagtttatttatatttatagtatttactAATGCTTTAAATGAGCTATTATGTTCagatatttaaatttagtttaaagtGAACGGATATAATTAGAAAGGCATATTTTTCCTTATGTTGTCATTACATTCAGAGCTAGATTTACTGAcaaagttatattaaattatcTCTTCTACACATTTGGTTTGTCATAGACAGGTGTTGTGTTGAGCAAATCTTTGTATGGGAGGAGCcaactattttattttagttactagTTTATGTATTTTAGTGTGCCCAAACAACGCCTTCATGCAATAGCAACCATATCCTAGTTGCTCAATATTTTATGAGAACACGACCAAGCACATCTGCCAGATTTGTGGCATAGTGGTGTACATAAGGCTCACAGGGAAAGTTCAAAGGTTGTTTAAGGTGTCTCAGTAAGTATAGTTGACTTTGGTTAAGCTGTAAATGGGCACTGCCCAGCCTGGGCACACTATCAACCAAGATGCAGGCCACCCTTTTCCAGGATGTTTACCATGTGTATGTGCGTGCTAAATAGACACTTCTGCTCACATCCTCAATCTCCTTTGAGGTATTTCTCAAGTGCGTGGTATTTCCCAGAGAACTGGCACTTCAGAGTGAACCAGATCCTTTTAAGATAGCTCAAGTTGTACTGGTGGCTCAgtctttgcatttttatgatgTAAACTGGTAGCATTTGGCAGACGTTTTGCAATACAGGACCCTCAAACCAGTTTCCGAGACCACATTCGAGCTTATGGAGATGTTATTTTTGTCGACAGATGCTGTTTTGTGAAAAGCTGATTAGTTAGCAGCAATCTGCATCTGCAGGTATAGTAATTATGCTGCGTAACCGAACTACAGTTCCATGCAACATATAAGATGATTTCTAACTTACCATACTGAGCAACTTgattgttgttaaaaaaaaaactaaataaataaaaagctaaggGACATGAGGTGATGAAACTTGCAGAACTGCTGCTGCTCACAAAGAGACTATATCTCACaatgtgattttatatctcaAGATTGTTTCATTATATTTCATGATGTGACTATATCTCACAGATGTgacttttatattaatatatagtgtacattaacattttatatattatattaaataatatatattcctaTAACAATTTGCTGCATTTGTATTTTAGTcagtataaattaataatacattcctgtgttctacattttaaaaaatcttatggAAACCAAAATGTTATTGATATTGATACCTTCAGTTTTGTCTCTGTAGCCTTTGTTAAGTGGCCTGTTTTCAGTGTAACTTTATCCTGCCATTAGCCCTATCACACATTGTCTAGGCTTTCCAGCATTGATCCACTGAGCTTGCTTCTTTTGTTGATCAATTCTAAAGCTTTCTAAAGGCAGAGGGTGTGGCAGAgtcaactttatttttatagtgtaCCATGAAATGTTCTCTGTAGTTTGTAGAGTCAACATTTGCATGGCTATCTCCCAGAGCTGCTTTTGTTCATGTAGCTGTATGAAGAGAGGAGTTGTAAAGCTCCAGTTTAAAGGTTTTCGTGTAGTTTTTTTGGTGTTAGCAGCATGCTTAAAATGCACACAACTATaagtgattttaaacatttaaacactgtGGAGCAAATCATTGGAATCTGACCAGCCTGACAGCTGCACTGACTCCACCAATGGCGTGAGATTGGGGCGGGGCTATATGTATTTGTTTAAGCAATGGAGGACAGGGAGAGTAtataagaaaaaattattattttaagtcgTGATGAAGCGTAAATAGTGATAGATCTTTTCTTCGGTGTTATTTACATCCCAGTTAAAcaacttttaatttgtttaaacaattttaattataaaacaatttgttggtttaaaattttttatagcgtatataattttaattagtgATAAATTCTGCTCAAGTAAGCCATATCAAGGTTTATTCCCTCAAAAAGTGT is a window from the Carassius gibelio isolate Cgi1373 ecotype wild population from Czech Republic chromosome A9, carGib1.2-hapl.c, whole genome shotgun sequence genome containing:
- the LOC128020152 gene encoding major facilitator superfamily domain-containing protein 6-B-like, yielding MASDRVAILTDDEEDQKRKYVLSEPFNTLSLGQVANTTPSSQTALSAPNDTLPSQPSQSMDCMERCCVRIDNHLLISKVFYFFFYSAYGSLHPLLAVYYKQLGMTPSQSGLLVGIRYFIEFCSAPFWGVVADRFKKGKALLLFSVLCWVVFNCGIGFVKPAAMTCVSKDPAVGTPNNFTNYTQTGNHTRQRRYLIENIYSAPPISQPILEGYRPHTRYIRSANVNTSVTPPGSSTENPVGISTPSNSTTVSPRTSTPTSKSTSTTETKATTAKLRENIIVFDKKQVDTIFLLILLVIIFGEFFSAPAVTIVDTVTLQYLGQHRDRYGLQRMWGSLGWGVAMLSVGIWIDHTHITVFIQGSGCVQPDYKNYQISFIAFGVLMTAALIVATQFHFDNRVYRSDEEEDKKEAVKIPQVIQEVSSPESSSDDAPVCPESTPQHFPFRDLFRIICGVRYGTVLFVAWFMGFGYGFVFTFLYWHLEDLKGTPTLFGICSVLSHVSELAAYFISHKLIELVGHIRVLYIGLACNTARYLYISYLENAWIVLPMEVLQGLTHASVWAACISYLSAAVPPALRTSAQGILQGLHLGLGRGCGAMLGGVFVNFFGAAETFRGLGMASLVTLLIFSLIQWLLGQNEDKKGSMLAENIPVPSSPVPIATIDLVQDQSASQPNPESKSPPKKTRHQEEQENVNKPAWVVSASPWVTIAFALYQIRDMVALSKSNPCGGSQALQETNEQTSAPPPADDSTSSQPDTLSPAEYLSQGPTTSAFVPQNTHPVPPVEEPPPSTGRKEPVENSTPLPGHSKQLLPTAQPQSTIN